In a genomic window of Quercus lobata isolate SW786 chromosome 4, ValleyOak3.0 Primary Assembly, whole genome shotgun sequence:
- the LOC115987325 gene encoding diphosphomevalonate decarboxylase 2-like, with translation MAGKWVRMVTAQTPTNIAVIKYWGKRDETLILPVNDSISVTLDPAHLCTTTTVAVSPSFDQDRMWLNGKEISLAGGRFQSCLKEIRSRACDVEDEEKGIKIAKKDWENLHLHIASYNNFPTAAGLASSAAGFACLVFALAKLMNAKEDQSQLSAIARQGSGSACRSLYGGFVKWIMGKDEDGRDSLAVQLADEKHWDDLVIIIAVVSSRQKETSSTSGMRETVETSLLLKHRAKEIVPKRIVQMEEAIKNRDFASFAQLTCTDSNQFHAVCLDTSPPIFYMNDTSHRIISVVEKWNRSEGVPQVAYTFDAGPNAVMIARDRKAASLLLRRLLFHFPPNADTDLNSYIIGDKSILQDAGIQGKEDLDALPPPFETKDNIPSHKLRGDVSYFICTRPGRGPVLLSDKSQALLNPETGLPR, from the exons ATGGCAGGAAAATGGGTGCGGATGGTGACGGCGCAGACTCCGACGAACATAGCGGTGATCAAGTACTGGGGCAAGAGGGACGAAACCCTCATCCTTCCTGTCAATGATAGCATCAGTGTTACTCTTGATCCCGCTCACCTCTGCACCACCACCACCGTCGCCGTCAGCCCTTCCTTTGACCAGGACCGCATGTGGCTCAATGGCAAG GAGATTTCCCTTGCTGGAGGCAGGTTCCAAAGCTGTCTGAAGGAAATTCGCAGTCGTGCTTGTGATGTTGAGGATGAGGAAAAGGGTATCAAAATTGCAAAGAAAGATTGGGAAAATTTGCATTTGCATATTGCTTCCTACAACAATTTCCCTACTGCTGCTGGGTTGGCGTCTTCGGCTGCTGGGTTTGCTTGTCTTG TTTTTGCACTTGCAAAGCTAATGAATGCTAAAGAAGATCAAAGCCAGCTTTCTGCTATTGCAAG ACAAGGTTCAGGCAGTGCTTGTCGCAGTTTATATGGTGGCTTTGTCAAGTGGATCATGGGAAAA GATGAGGATGGAAGGGACAGTCTTGCAGTTCAACTGGCAGATGAGAAACACTGGGATGatcttgttattattattgcaGTG GTAAGTTCAAGGCAGAAGGAAACAAGTAGCACCAGTGGAATGCGTGAAACTGTCGAAACAAGTTTGCTATTAAAGCATAGAGCAAAG GAAATAGTACCCAAACGCATAGTACAAATGGAAGAAGCCATAAAAAATCGTGATTTTGCATCTTTTGCACAACTGACTTGCACCGATAGTAACCAGTTTCATGCCGTTTGCCTAGACACATCTCCCCCAATATTCTACATGAATGATACATCCCATAG GATAATCAGTGTTGTTGAAAAGTGGAATCGTTCTGAAGGAGTACCTCAG GTGGCATATACTTTTGATGCGGGGCCGAATGCAGTGATGATTGCACGTGATAGAAAAGCTGCCAGCCTTTTGCTTCGGAGGCTGCTTTTCCATTTCCCTCCAAATGCAGATACAGATTTAAACAG ttATATTATTGGTGATAAGTCAATCCTACAAGATGCTGGGATTCAAGGGAAAGAGGATTTGGACGCTTTGCCACCACCATTCGAGACAAAAGATAACATTCCATCCCATAAAttgaggggggatgttagtTATTTCATCTGCACAAGACCTGGGAGAGGTCCAGTTTTGCTTTCTGATAAGAGCCAGGCTCTTCTCAACCCTGAAACTGGGCTACCTAGGTAA